The Anolis sagrei isolate rAnoSag1 chromosome Y, rAnoSag1.mat, whole genome shotgun sequence genome contains a region encoding:
- the LOC137095620 gene encoding AT-rich interactive domain-containing protein 4B-like produces the protein MHCRGHQCDKDPVTYGNRYADTTAKAMARKGGGKELVMAPLQYHETQNEDYGSGFDHIPGSWLNKSDRQKIEEHCENANVYGTFFKNSELFDKDNETQSKEKAEEKQTLDLTVETGESSKYPRTLCETKIQTPGRLVGVKITSRHDSFTIKVPEDRTRKVLKIGTVVEVKDLSETYQKVVINNLTDASLYTTTIFDEDKKTLKHSTLCLKEERHFAESKTVDQLFLTNLEHFDMSTSEKKVSRKRRSNHISEEKSPLSFSKEERENKSQADGLSREIIYTDYVNGDKRERLQLSALEVHPDYSGKIAIKKDSVLDRSSKDSEFSSVPRRDVRGIPDSSLQPDAAWRQAFVQASKFYGSRTIPDNWKTRLKEETPTTTLNDIVKISGAFILVLWHNGKVLSFNLGH, from the exons ATGCATTGCAGAGGACATCAATGTGACAAGGATCCTGTGACCTATGGAAACCGGTATGCTGACACCACAGCAAAGGCCATGGcccgaaagggaggaggaaaagagctgGTCATGGCCCCTTTGCAG TACCATGAGACCCAGAACGAGGACTACGGCTCTGGTTTTGACCACATACCTGGAAGCTGGTTAAATAAATCAGACAGACAGAAGATTGAGGAGCACTGTGAAAATGCCAACGTGTATGGAACATTCTTCAAGAACT CtgaactttttgacaaagacaatgaGACACAATcaaaagagaaagctgaagaaaaacagACTCTTGATTTGACAGTAGAAACTGGTGAGAGTTCAAAATATCCAAGGACCTtatgtgaaacaaagatccaaacacctggaagactagTTGGAGTTAAGATAACTTCCAGACATGATTCCTTCACTATAAAGGTTCCAGAGGATCGCACAAGAAAAGTTTTAAAGATTGGAACTGTAGTTGAAGTTAAGGATCTAAGTGAAACTTATCAAAAAGTTGTCATCAACAATTTGACTGATGCAAGCTTGTATACTACAACAATTTTTGATGAAGATAAAAAGACTCTCAAACATTCTACACTTTGTCTGAAAGAAGAGAGACATTTTGCGGAGAGTAAAACAGTAGATCAACTCTTCCTTACTAACCTTGAACATTTCGATATGTCTACATCTGAAAAGAAAGTGAGCAGAAAAAGAAGATCTAATCATATATCGGAAGAGAAATCTCCTTTATCCTTtagcaaagaagaaagagagaataaaagccaagcTGATGGACTGTCAAGAGAAATAATATACACTGACTATGTTAATGGTGATAAAAGGGAAAGGCTACAATTATCAGCTTTGGAGGTTCATCCAGACTACAGTGGAAAAATTGCAATAAAGAAAGACAGTGTTCTTGAtcgttcttccaaggacagtgaattctcttcagtgccaagaagAGATGTTCGAGGGATTCCAGATTCTTCACTACAACCTGATGCTGCATGGAGGCAAGCCTTTGTTCAAGCCTCAAAATTCTATGGAAGCAGAACtattcctgataattggaagaccaGGTTAAAAGAAGAAACTCCAACA accACCCTGAACGACATTGTGAAGATCTCAGGTGCCTTCATTCTGGTTCTTTGGCACAAtgggaaggtcttgtccttcaacttaggccactga